A window of the Synechococcus sp. JA-3-3Ab genome harbors these coding sequences:
- the accB gene encoding acetyl-CoA carboxylase biotin carboxyl carrier protein: protein MDVVNWQEVRLLLAALQESDVTELILEYKDFRLTLRKGIPAGLAAAAAAPPAAPPPEPPPASPAEAPPPESAPKPAPSHWVEVTAPMVGTFYSAPAPGETDFVQVGQRVNKGQTLCIIEAMKLMNEIEAETAGVVREILVSNGQPVEFGQVLMRLDPTG, encoded by the coding sequence TTGGATGTTGTCAATTGGCAGGAAGTTCGCCTTCTGCTGGCCGCTCTGCAGGAGAGCGACGTTACCGAGCTAATCCTGGAGTACAAGGATTTCCGCCTCACCCTGCGCAAAGGGATCCCGGCTGGCCTTGCTGCTGCTGCCGCTGCTCCGCCCGCTGCCCCGCCGCCAGAACCCCCCCCTGCTTCCCCTGCAGAAGCTCCCCCTCCTGAGAGCGCTCCTAAGCCTGCCCCCAGCCACTGGGTGGAGGTGACGGCGCCGATGGTGGGCACCTTCTACAGCGCTCCTGCCCCTGGAGAAACGGATTTTGTGCAGGTTGGCCAACGGGTGAACAAGGGCCAAACTCTCTGCATTATCGAAGCCATGAAGCTGATGAACGAGATAGAAGCTGAAACGGCGGGCGTGGTGAGGGAGATTTTGGTGAGCAACGGCCAGCCGGTGGAATTTGGCCAAGTTTTAATGCGACTGGATCCCACCGGCTAA
- a CDS encoding chlororespiratory reduction 6 domain-containing protein, protein MRLWFIRWDTVCPWMPYFLNWRQGELARYAAMLVPHQFNPREGIVYNPEALEISLC, encoded by the coding sequence GTGCGCCTGTGGTTTATTCGTTGGGACACGGTCTGCCCCTGGATGCCCTACTTCCTCAACTGGCGCCAAGGAGAGCTGGCCCGTTACGCAGCCATGTTGGTGCCCCATCAATTCAACCCTCGCGAGGGCATTGTTTACAACCCAGAAGCGCTGGAAATCTCTTTGTGTTGA
- a CDS encoding cation:proton antiporter — MENSFELTILFTLALVAGIAAQVLANFVKVPSIVFLLLFGVLLGPDGLGWVRPQIMGSGLEALVSLAVALILFEGGLNLRLQRLNQVSDSLRNLVLLGSLLTLGGGALAAHYLGEFPWPLAFLFGSLVVVTGPTVINPILKRVRVDPAVSTLLEGEGVLIDPVGAILAVVVLQVVLSGHPSFLLALEQLSSRLAIGSAVGALGGWLMGSFLLWSRQFLTEELRNSVVLAGALGVFALAQSLRSEAGLMAVVMAGLVVRQKAAIAERSVRQFHGQLVVMAISVLFILLTSTLSLKAVFALGWGALATVLCLMLVVRPLSVWLCTWRSDLNWRQKLFVAWLAPRGIVAASVASLFAILLTERGITGGDALKALVFLTISVTVTVQGLTAAWVARWLGLDQGSSTVIIGNHPLVGQLAQLLRSLNQAVEVLPLPSGSRLRERTANLPAELNGHKAGHTSGTHPASGNGSSKALPVRVSGTESSEEPGQVLPGSLQEAVLSESAFLKADIDHAETLLILTLDPQVNWAIAELMVKLSVSAAIWTVLLPEMPISEGIRTLPIPFSQLQRWASYLEANRAELRSITLPTLADLGLKPPQSAAASAQESIAAARSALLNPFSAQMGLEDPTLERLRDQFAYRIKADLCLPLLLVRPQRLGGWFGEKGKSSQVGRLFYLPEPGIWRRGDCIYYLERTSSPVEAVAPSARELDPPEWDPPSAELLPQYVEGVKLHFDL; from the coding sequence ATGGAAAACTCCTTTGAGCTGACGATCCTGTTTACGCTGGCCTTGGTGGCCGGGATCGCGGCTCAAGTCCTGGCCAATTTTGTTAAAGTGCCCAGCATTGTTTTCCTGCTCCTGTTTGGGGTGCTGCTGGGGCCAGATGGCCTGGGCTGGGTTCGTCCCCAAATCATGGGATCTGGCCTGGAGGCGCTGGTGTCGTTGGCGGTGGCTCTGATCCTGTTTGAGGGGGGGCTGAACCTGCGGCTGCAACGCCTTAACCAGGTCTCCGACAGCTTGCGCAATCTGGTGTTGCTGGGATCCCTTTTGACCTTGGGAGGGGGAGCGCTGGCGGCCCACTATTTGGGGGAGTTTCCCTGGCCCCTGGCCTTTTTGTTTGGATCCCTGGTGGTGGTGACGGGGCCGACGGTGATTAACCCCATCCTGAAGCGGGTGCGGGTCGATCCCGCCGTCAGCACCCTGCTGGAGGGGGAAGGGGTGCTCATCGACCCCGTGGGGGCCATCTTGGCGGTGGTGGTGCTGCAGGTGGTGCTCTCCGGCCACCCCAGTTTCTTGCTGGCCCTAGAGCAGCTATCTAGCCGCTTGGCCATTGGGTCGGCGGTGGGGGCGCTGGGGGGCTGGCTGATGGGATCCTTCCTGCTCTGGTCGCGGCAGTTTTTGACGGAGGAGCTGCGCAACTCGGTGGTGCTGGCGGGGGCGCTGGGGGTGTTTGCCCTGGCCCAGTCGCTGCGCTCCGAGGCGGGTCTAATGGCGGTGGTGATGGCCGGGTTGGTGGTGCGGCAGAAGGCGGCCATTGCCGAGCGGAGCGTGCGCCAGTTTCACGGCCAGTTGGTGGTGATGGCCATCTCGGTGTTGTTTATTCTGCTGACTTCCACCCTCTCGCTCAAGGCGGTATTTGCGCTGGGGTGGGGAGCCTTGGCCACGGTGCTCTGCCTGATGCTGGTGGTGCGTCCTTTGAGCGTGTGGCTGTGTACCTGGCGCAGCGACCTGAATTGGCGGCAGAAGCTGTTTGTGGCCTGGCTGGCCCCCCGCGGCATCGTGGCGGCCTCGGTGGCTTCTTTGTTTGCCATTTTGCTCACCGAGCGGGGCATTACCGGGGGGGATGCCCTCAAGGCGCTGGTGTTTTTGACCATCTCGGTCACGGTGACGGTGCAGGGGCTGACCGCTGCCTGGGTGGCCCGCTGGCTGGGCTTGGATCAGGGGAGTTCTACGGTGATCATCGGCAACCATCCGCTGGTCGGCCAGTTGGCCCAGTTGCTGCGCTCCCTCAACCAGGCGGTGGAGGTGCTGCCGCTGCCGTCGGGATCCCGTCTGCGCGAGCGCACCGCCAATCTTCCCGCCGAGCTCAACGGCCACAAAGCCGGCCATACCTCAGGGACCCACCCCGCCAGCGGCAATGGCAGCTCCAAAGCCCTGCCGGTTCGCGTCAGCGGGACGGAGTCCTCAGAGGAACCTGGCCAGGTGCTGCCCGGATCTTTGCAGGAAGCCGTGCTGAGCGAGTCAGCCTTCTTGAAGGCCGATATCGACCATGCGGAAACTCTGTTGATCCTGACTTTGGATCCGCAGGTGAACTGGGCCATTGCCGAGCTGATGGTGAAGCTTTCGGTTTCTGCCGCCATCTGGACGGTGTTGCTGCCGGAGATGCCCATCTCGGAAGGGATCCGCACCCTGCCGATCCCTTTTTCCCAACTGCAGCGCTGGGCCAGCTACCTGGAGGCCAATCGGGCCGAGCTGCGCTCGATCACCCTGCCCACCCTGGCGGACCTGGGCCTGAAGCCCCCCCAATCCGCCGCGGCCTCGGCTCAGGAGTCGATCGCGGCAGCGCGCTCAGCGCTGCTCAACCCTTTTTCGGCCCAGATGGGGCTAGAGGATCCCACGTTGGAGCGGCTGCGGGATCAGTTCGCCTACCGCATCAAAGCCGATCTCTGCCTGCCTTTGTTGCTGGTGCGTCCGCAGCGTCTGGGAGGCTGGTTTGGGGAGAAGGGCAAGTCGTCCCAGGTCGGTCGGCTGTTCTACCTGCCGGAGCCGGGCATCTGGCGACGCGGAGATTGCATCTACTACCTGGAGCGCACGTCCAGCCCCGTAGAGGCCGTTGCTCCCTCTGCCAGAGAGTTGGATCCCCCAGAATGGGATCCACCCTCAGCCGAGCTACTGCCCCAGTATGTTGAGGGCGTCAAGCTCCACTTCGATCTCTAG
- the minE gene encoding cell division topological specificity factor MinE, whose protein sequence is MLLDFLDQLFSRHSGNSREQAKQRLKLILAHDRADLTPAALEAMRLEILGVVSRYVELDSEGMQFHLAAEGGTTALIANLPIRRVKPLAEARLNSCEGENPQQDPGAAPSEGGHLSSPSP, encoded by the coding sequence ATGCTTCTCGATTTCTTGGATCAGCTTTTTTCCCGCCACTCCGGCAACAGCCGCGAGCAAGCCAAGCAGCGCCTGAAACTGATCTTGGCCCACGACCGCGCCGACCTCACCCCGGCAGCCTTGGAAGCGATGCGCCTGGAGATTTTAGGGGTAGTATCTCGCTATGTGGAGCTGGATTCGGAGGGGATGCAGTTTCACTTGGCGGCAGAAGGGGGGACGACGGCCCTGATCGCCAACCTCCCCATTCGCCGTGTCAAGCCCCTGGCGGAGGCCCGCCTCAATTCCTGTGAAGGGGAGAACCCACAACAGGATCCCGGAGCGGCCCCATCCGAGGGCGGCCATTTGAGCTCGCCTTCTCCCTGA
- the minD gene encoding septum site-determining protein MinD: MSRVIVVTSGKGGVGKTTLTANLGTALARLGRSVVVVDADFGLRNLDLLLGLENRVVYTALEVIAGECRLEQALVKDKRTPNLALLPAAQTRNKTAVSPDQMRQLMEKLASSHDYVLIDCPAGIEQGFRNAIAGATAALLVTTPEVAAVRDADRVVGLLEAAGISSIQLIVNRLRPDMVTAGQMMAVEDVVEVLAIPLVGIIPEDREVIVSTNKGEPLVLSANPTQAAQAIQRIARRLEGETVEFPKLASLGESFWEKAKRFFSQKVL, translated from the coding sequence ATGAGCCGAGTTATCGTCGTCACCTCTGGGAAGGGGGGAGTGGGGAAAACCACCCTAACGGCCAATTTGGGCACTGCCTTGGCGCGCTTGGGTCGCTCGGTGGTGGTGGTGGATGCCGACTTTGGCCTGCGCAACCTGGACTTGTTGCTGGGGCTAGAGAATCGGGTGGTGTACACGGCTTTGGAGGTGATTGCGGGGGAATGCCGCCTTGAACAAGCATTGGTGAAGGACAAGCGCACCCCCAATTTGGCGTTGCTGCCGGCGGCCCAAACCCGCAACAAAACGGCAGTCAGCCCGGATCAGATGCGGCAGTTGATGGAAAAGCTTGCCAGCAGCCATGACTACGTGTTGATCGACTGCCCGGCGGGAATTGAACAAGGGTTTCGCAATGCCATTGCGGGGGCAACGGCAGCCCTGCTAGTAACTACGCCCGAAGTAGCAGCGGTGCGGGATGCAGACCGGGTGGTGGGCTTGTTGGAAGCGGCAGGGATTTCCTCTATCCAGCTAATCGTCAACCGCCTGCGCCCCGATATGGTAACCGCTGGCCAGATGATGGCAGTGGAAGATGTGGTGGAGGTGCTGGCCATCCCCTTGGTGGGTATCATTCCAGAAGACCGGGAGGTGATCGTCTCCACCAACAAAGGGGAGCCCCTAGTCCTCTCGGCCAACCCGACTCAGGCTGCCCAGGCCATCCAGCGCATTGCCCGACGGCTGGAAGGGGAGACGGTGGAATTTCCCAAGTTGGCCAGCTTGGGCGAGTCTTTCTGGGAAAAGGCCAAGCGGTTTTTCAGCCAAAAGGTGCTCTGA
- the efp gene encoding elongation factor P gives MISSNDLRPGVSVEIDGAPYKVIEFLHVKPGKGAAFVRTKLKNMQTGNVVEKTFRAGEMLPAATIEKVNMQYLYSEGDNFVFMDMETYEQAPLSAAQIGSAVKYLKENMEVAILRWKGQVIDVELPNTVVLEVVETDPGVRGDTATGGTKPAKLETGAEIQVPLFIKVGERVRVDTRTDTYIGRE, from the coding sequence ATGATCTCAAGCAACGACTTGCGCCCCGGCGTCTCTGTGGAAATTGATGGCGCTCCCTACAAGGTGATCGAGTTTCTGCATGTGAAACCCGGCAAGGGCGCGGCCTTTGTGCGCACCAAGCTCAAAAATATGCAGACCGGCAACGTTGTGGAGAAAACCTTCCGCGCCGGCGAGATGCTGCCCGCCGCCACTATTGAAAAAGTGAATATGCAGTATCTCTATTCAGAAGGGGACAATTTCGTGTTCATGGACATGGAGACCTACGAACAGGCTCCCCTCAGCGCTGCCCAAATCGGCTCTGCCGTGAAATACCTGAAAGAGAACATGGAGGTGGCCATCCTGCGCTGGAAGGGGCAGGTGATCGATGTGGAGCTGCCCAACACCGTTGTCTTGGAAGTGGTGGAAACCGACCCCGGCGTGAGAGGAGATACGGCAACAGGGGGAACCAAGCCCGCCAAGCTGGAGACCGGCGCTGAGATCCAGGTGCCTCTGTTTATTAAGGTGGGAGAACGGGTGCGTGTCGATACTCGCACCGACACCTATATAGGCCGCGAGTGA
- the plsY gene encoding glycerol-3-phosphate 1-O-acyltransferase PlsY, translating into MPAWLSALLAALGGYLLGSIPTGYWVGRCWGGIDLRQAGSGSTGATNVLRTVGKGPALLVLLVDAAKGAAAVALGSALGSPWWVVVAALGAVIGHSRSCWLGFKGGKSVATSLGILLAMAWPVALATFGVWLLGIALTRIVSFSSLLAAVAAPLLMWALGQPLPYLLFALAGGVYVIAAHRRNIERLLAGSEPRIGQKWAQSP; encoded by the coding sequence ATGCCTGCATGGCTTTCCGCCCTCCTTGCCGCCCTTGGAGGCTACCTGCTGGGATCCATCCCCACCGGCTACTGGGTGGGCCGTTGCTGGGGTGGGATCGACCTCCGCCAAGCGGGATCCGGCTCAACGGGGGCAACCAACGTGTTGCGGACAGTGGGCAAGGGGCCGGCGCTGCTGGTGTTGCTGGTGGACGCTGCCAAGGGAGCGGCAGCGGTGGCGCTGGGATCAGCTCTGGGCTCGCCGTGGTGGGTGGTCGTGGCGGCCCTGGGGGCGGTGATCGGCCATAGCCGCTCCTGCTGGCTGGGCTTCAAGGGGGGCAAGTCGGTGGCCACCAGCCTGGGGATCCTGTTGGCCATGGCTTGGCCGGTAGCCCTGGCTACCTTCGGTGTCTGGCTGCTGGGGATCGCCCTCACCCGCATCGTCTCGTTTAGCTCCCTGCTGGCGGCGGTGGCGGCGCCGCTCTTGATGTGGGCTCTGGGCCAGCCTCTGCCGTATTTGCTGTTTGCCTTGGCAGGGGGGGTTTATGTCATTGCTGCCCATCGCCGCAACATCGAACGCCTGCTGGCCGGCTCGGAGCCGCGCATCGGCCAAAAATGGGCCCAATCCCCCTGA
- a CDS encoding DNA polymerase III subunit delta', translating into MLQPRAAEMVEGVTVLPPQHIVGQELAARLLVAALEKGRVTSSYCFLGPEGVGRSLMARWFAQALFCEASSGIPCGQCSNCRWLLAGTHPDLHWVSPTYVHQGRLIAADAPEAQALQRRSPPQIRLEQVQEVVRFCARRPMHARRSLVVLEGAETLTESAANALLKTLEEPEPAHIVLIASHHSPTPPPHPLPPTLLSRCQMVPFRRLSSAEMEQVLTALGCPELPGIPRSELIALAQGSPGRALAAQQHLQSLPPSLLQDLRRWPHSLRQALEVARAVAALDLPAQLWLIDYLQQQFWAQGSRQAIRQLEQIRQQLLQFVQPRLAWEVNLAGFDSSGNPSPVAK; encoded by the coding sequence ATGCTTCAGCCCAGAGCTGCCGAGATGGTTGAGGGAGTCACGGTTCTGCCCCCCCAGCACATCGTCGGGCAGGAGCTGGCGGCGCGGCTGCTCGTGGCGGCCTTGGAAAAGGGGCGGGTGACCTCAAGCTACTGTTTCTTGGGACCAGAAGGGGTGGGACGGAGCCTGATGGCCCGCTGGTTTGCCCAGGCCCTCTTCTGCGAGGCCAGCTCAGGGATCCCTTGCGGCCAGTGCTCCAACTGCCGTTGGCTCCTCGCAGGCACCCATCCCGATCTCCACTGGGTCAGCCCCACCTATGTCCACCAGGGCCGCCTGATAGCAGCAGACGCCCCGGAGGCACAAGCTCTGCAGCGGCGCTCCCCGCCGCAAATTCGCCTGGAACAGGTGCAGGAAGTGGTTCGCTTCTGTGCCCGTAGGCCAATGCACGCCCGCCGCTCGCTAGTTGTACTGGAGGGAGCGGAAACCCTGACAGAAAGTGCGGCCAATGCCCTGCTGAAAACCCTGGAGGAGCCTGAGCCGGCCCACATCGTTCTTATCGCCTCCCACCACTCGCCTACCCCCCCTCCCCACCCTTTGCCACCGACGCTGCTGTCCCGCTGCCAGATGGTGCCGTTTCGCCGCCTCAGCTCGGCAGAGATGGAGCAAGTGTTGACAGCTTTGGGCTGCCCGGAGCTGCCCGGGATCCCTCGCTCTGAGCTAATTGCCCTAGCCCAAGGCAGCCCTGGACGGGCGCTGGCCGCCCAGCAGCACCTGCAAAGCCTTCCGCCGTCACTGCTGCAGGACCTAAGACGCTGGCCCCACTCGCTGCGGCAGGCGCTGGAAGTGGCTAGGGCAGTGGCTGCTCTCGATTTGCCGGCGCAGCTGTGGCTGATTGACTATCTGCAGCAGCAGTTCTGGGCGCAGGGATCCCGCCAGGCCATCCGGCAACTGGAGCAGATTCGCCAACAGCTTTTGCAATTTGTGCAGCCGCGCCTTGCTTGGGAGGTCAACCTGGCCGGATTCGACAGCAGTGGCAACCCAAGCCCTGTGGCAAAGTGA
- a CDS encoding gamma-glutamylcyclotransferase family protein, with translation MEPSTVVFVYGSLLRGGQYHSLLQGAEFLGPDSLNHIDLYDLGPYPMAVPGRNRLYGERYRIPLGLLPRLDELEDHPRLYERQWVQLESGTFAWVYLGRPEQVQGCPLIPSGRWLPWDP, from the coding sequence ATGGAACCCTCCACCGTGGTTTTTGTCTACGGATCCCTGCTGCGGGGCGGCCAGTACCACAGCCTGCTGCAAGGGGCAGAGTTTTTGGGCCCAGACAGCCTCAACCACATCGACCTCTACGATCTCGGCCCCTACCCGATGGCCGTTCCTGGCCGCAACCGGCTCTACGGCGAGCGCTACCGCATTCCCTTGGGCCTGTTGCCCCGCCTAGATGAGCTGGAAGACCACCCGCGGCTATACGAACGGCAGTGGGTGCAACTGGAGAGCGGCACCTTTGCCTGGGTTTATCTGGGTCGGCCTGAGCAGGTGCAGGGGTGTCCCCTCATTCCTAGTGGCCGCTGGCTGCCCTGGGACCCCTAG
- the tsaB gene encoding tRNA (adenosine(37)-N6)-threonylcarbamoyltransferase complex dimerization subunit type 1 TsaB: protein MSVPRWILGIHTTTPVLGLAVLPLEEKLGESRSRSWWLDREMAAQLHPCLKEFLAGQDWSQMAGIAVALGPGSFTGSRLGVSVARLLGQQLRIPVFGYSTLAVLARQVWQEQGSPPQPLTVAVQMDAKRGEQYGGVYRLGPEHWVAEVADQIWEEAAWQKVLRQWPQALVVDAADWVDPAPVLALAELARADFQAGLRPSWQTVLPLYGRQPPIDLRELNRSAPQPG, encoded by the coding sequence ATGTCAGTTCCCCGCTGGATTTTAGGGATCCACACCACCACGCCTGTTCTGGGCTTGGCCGTGTTGCCGTTGGAGGAGAAGCTGGGGGAGAGCCGCAGCCGGAGTTGGTGGCTGGATCGGGAGATGGCGGCGCAGTTGCACCCTTGCCTGAAGGAGTTCTTGGCCGGCCAGGACTGGTCGCAGATGGCGGGGATCGCTGTCGCTCTGGGGCCGGGGAGTTTTACCGGCAGCCGTTTGGGGGTAAGTGTGGCGCGGCTGTTGGGCCAGCAGTTGCGCATTCCGGTGTTCGGCTACTCGACTTTGGCGGTTCTCGCCCGCCAGGTGTGGCAGGAGCAGGGATCCCCGCCTCAGCCGCTGACGGTGGCGGTGCAGATGGACGCCAAGCGAGGGGAGCAGTATGGTGGCGTGTACCGGCTGGGGCCAGAACATTGGGTTGCCGAAGTGGCGGATCAGATCTGGGAAGAAGCGGCTTGGCAGAAGGTTCTGCGGCAGTGGCCCCAGGCTCTGGTCGTCGATGCTGCCGACTGGGTGGATCCGGCGCCTGTGCTGGCGTTGGCGGAACTGGCCCGCGCCGACTTCCAAGCAGGCTTGCGCCCTTCCTGGCAGACGGTGTTGCCTCTTTACGGACGTCAGCCGCCCATTGATCTCAGAGAGCTGAATCGGAGTGCCCCGCAGCCGGGGTAA
- a CDS encoding IS630-like element ISSoc4 family transposase: MPTHSLDLRQRVVAAYQAGNTSIRQVAKRFMVTKRTVHRWVRQYQQTQDLAPKKAGTKRVGILEQHRQEVMAIITEHPDFYLWQYQELLRERLGINVSIVTIHNFLKKQGMTLKKKTYRSAKVKEEEVQRERLAYSQEVRNIPAEDLIAIDQTAVWEGMEWRVSRSLRGQRAYHYRQRYKGEKYTVIGAISLRGVVGCRVIKGGMKKGDFLEFLRSELCPKLDARKVVIMDNLNIHKSREVEELIRGTGARILYLPVYAPELNPIEMMWSVLKHFIRQLCRIGKYSMEQIVKTSLLLINPSSFRSWFAKCCYCTP, translated from the coding sequence ATGCCGACTCATTCTTTGGATTTGCGGCAAAGAGTTGTAGCAGCCTATCAGGCAGGTAACACCTCCATCCGCCAGGTAGCTAAACGCTTCATGGTGACCAAAAGAACAGTACACCGCTGGGTGCGTCAGTACCAACAAACTCAAGATTTAGCCCCTAAGAAAGCAGGCACCAAGCGAGTGGGCATTTTGGAACAACATCGGCAGGAAGTGATGGCAATTATTACAGAACACCCAGACTTCTACCTGTGGCAGTATCAAGAACTGTTGCGCGAGCGCTTAGGAATCAATGTAAGCATCGTCACGATACATAATTTCTTGAAAAAGCAAGGAATGACTCTAAAAAAAAAGACCTACCGCAGTGCAAAAGTCAAAGAAGAGGAGGTGCAAAGGGAACGACTAGCTTATAGTCAAGAAGTCAGGAATATTCCAGCGGAGGATTTGATTGCCATCGACCAGACGGCAGTCTGGGAGGGAATGGAGTGGAGAGTATCTCGGAGTTTACGTGGTCAAAGGGCTTATCATTATCGTCAGAGATACAAGGGTGAAAAGTATACGGTTATTGGAGCTATTTCCTTGAGAGGTGTAGTTGGCTGTCGTGTCATCAAGGGTGGGATGAAGAAAGGAGACTTTTTGGAGTTTTTGAGAAGCGAGCTATGTCCGAAGCTAGATGCGAGGAAGGTTGTGATTATGGACAATTTAAATATCCACAAGAGTCGGGAAGTTGAGGAATTGATTAGGGGGACAGGAGCACGAATCCTATACCTGCCTGTGTATGCGCCGGAGTTGAATCCCATTGAGATGATGTGGTCGGTATTGAAGCATTTTATTCGGCAGCTTTGCAGAATTGGGAAATATAGCATGGAGCAGATAGTGAAGACTTCTTTACTACTGATCAATCCATCCTCCTTCCGAAGTTGGTTTGCTAAGTGCTGCTATTGTACCCCTTGA
- the minC gene encoding septum site-determining protein MinC, whose translation MGSPAWNPEISAVSPTSSSNPRGSERGVYFRFDAQGIHLHLPATLAWEEVWDDLVWQLRSRKPYWAGVAPLTLWCQERELDLPTLQTLAVLLSRHRLSLWRVQTGSRGTAIAAATLGYSVEQSSPLEAIPPVSPDTTPLYLRSTVRSGMSVRHRGSVFLLGDLNPGGEIIAGGDIWVWGRLRGLVHAGAEGDRGAVILALQLEPTQLRIADQVARPPEGGSPPNTPEVVYLQEGVICIASLQDFLRRGV comes from the coding sequence ATGGGATCCCCGGCATGGAACCCGGAAATTTCTGCAGTCTCGCCGACCTCATCCTCTAATCCGCGGGGATCCGAAAGGGGTGTTTATTTTCGATTCGATGCCCAAGGGATCCATCTGCATTTGCCCGCCACCCTGGCTTGGGAAGAAGTCTGGGACGATTTGGTGTGGCAATTGCGCAGCCGCAAACCCTACTGGGCAGGAGTGGCCCCCCTGACCCTGTGGTGCCAAGAGCGAGAGCTGGACTTGCCCACCCTACAAACTCTGGCCGTCTTGTTGTCGCGGCATCGGTTGTCCTTGTGGCGCGTCCAAACCGGATCCCGAGGGACGGCGATCGCGGCGGCGACCCTAGGCTATTCTGTGGAACAATCTTCCCCCTTGGAGGCGATTCCCCCCGTCTCCCCGGATACTACTCCCCTCTACCTGCGGTCCACGGTGCGGTCGGGGATGTCGGTGCGCCACCGTGGCTCGGTTTTTCTGCTGGGGGATCTCAACCCCGGCGGCGAGATCATTGCCGGCGGCGACATTTGGGTCTGGGGACGGCTGCGAGGGCTGGTGCATGCTGGTGCTGAGGGGGATAGAGGCGCGGTGATCTTGGCCTTACAGTTGGAGCCAACTCAGTTGCGCATTGCCGATCAGGTGGCCCGTCCACCCGAGGGCGGATCCCCTCCCAACACGCCAGAGGTGGTTTACTTGCAGGAGGGTGTCATCTGCATTGCCAGCCTTCAGGATTTTCTGCGGAGGGGGGTATGA
- a CDS encoding HEPN domain-containing protein → MEKSLKAVLFLQQIEFERTHDLVKLARLLANRGVTLPVTESQLRRLNPFAVAFRYDDLEITLASDDDLTSVVAEQKGRGQQ, encoded by the coding sequence GTGGAGAAATCGCTCAAGGCGGTCTTGTTCCTGCAACAGATCGAGTTCGAGCGCACACACGATCTGGTCAAGCTGGCGCGCCTGTTAGCGAATCGCGGCGTGACGCTGCCAGTCACGGAAAGCCAACTGCGCCGGCTGAACCCTTTTGCCGTCGCCTTCCGCTACGACGATTTGGAAATCACGCTCGCCTCTGACGATGATCTGACGAGCGTGGTTGCAGAGCAAAAAGGGCGTGGCCAGCAATAG
- the psbA gene encoding photosystem II q(b) protein, producing MTTVIQRRSTSNVWEQFCEWVTSTDNRLYIGWFGVLMIPTLLTATTCFIIAFIGAPPVDIDGIREPVSGSLLYGNNIITGAVVPSSAAIGLHFYPIWEAASLDEWLYNGGPYQLIVLHFLIGVFCYMGREWELSYRLGMRPWIAVAYSAPVAAATAVFLIYPIGQGSFSDGMPLGISGTFNFMLVFQAEHNILMHPFHQLGVAGVFGGALFSAMHGSLVTSSLIRETSEEESQNLGYKFGQEEETYNIVAAHGYFGRLIFQYASFNNSRSLHFFLAAWPVIGIWFTALGISIMAFNLNGFNFNQSIVDSNGRVVGTWADVLNRANLGMEVMHERNAHNFPLDLAAVEVAPAIRG from the coding sequence ATGACCACTGTTATCCAACGTCGCTCAACCAGCAACGTGTGGGAGCAGTTTTGCGAGTGGGTCACCTCCACCGACAACCGCCTCTACATCGGTTGGTTCGGGGTGCTGATGATTCCCACCCTGCTGACTGCCACCACCTGCTTCATCATTGCCTTCATTGGTGCTCCCCCGGTGGACATCGACGGGATTCGCGAGCCAGTTTCGGGTTCGTTGCTGTATGGCAACAACATCATCACCGGCGCGGTGGTGCCTTCTTCGGCTGCGATTGGCCTGCACTTTTACCCGATTTGGGAAGCCGCTTCTTTGGACGAGTGGCTGTACAACGGCGGCCCCTACCAGCTGATTGTGCTGCACTTTTTGATTGGGGTGTTCTGCTACATGGGCCGGGAGTGGGAGCTGAGCTACCGCTTGGGGATGCGTCCCTGGATTGCGGTGGCTTACTCGGCGCCGGTGGCGGCGGCGACGGCCGTGTTTTTGATTTACCCGATTGGGCAAGGCTCGTTTTCGGACGGGATGCCGCTGGGGATTTCGGGGACGTTCAACTTCATGTTGGTGTTCCAAGCGGAGCACAACATTTTGATGCACCCGTTCCACCAGCTGGGCGTGGCCGGCGTGTTTGGGGGTGCGCTGTTTAGTGCGATGCACGGGTCGTTGGTGACCTCGAGCCTGATTCGTGAGACTTCGGAGGAGGAGTCGCAGAACTTGGGTTACAAGTTTGGGCAAGAGGAAGAGACCTACAACATCGTGGCGGCGCACGGGTATTTTGGCCGGTTGATTTTCCAATATGCGTCGTTCAACAACAGCCGGAGCCTGCACTTTTTCCTGGCGGCGTGGCCGGTGATTGGGATTTGGTTTACGGCGCTGGGGATCAGCATCATGGCGTTCAACCTGAACGGGTTCAACTTCAACCAGTCGATTGTGGACAGCAACGGTCGCGTGGTTGGGACGTGGGCGGATGTGCTCAACCGTGCCAACCTGGGGATGGAAGTGATGCACGAGCGGAATGCGCACAACTTCCCGCTGGACCTGGCGGCGGTGGAAGTGGCGCCGGCCATCCGCGGCTAA